A portion of the Mycoplasmopsis mustelae genome contains these proteins:
- a CDS encoding endonuclease, translated as MKLIKKLAIFASVIPFSIAISCNQQTQKNIKNNKPKEQITNPTNKDTELKKDNTNTQNPVESTSSMNLETSKNNNRNWIYQKSDYYNNAEGKTGRDLWRALETHHHGIRASILHGSQIYESLKNFYNTSKAYKDYYYKKDGGILDIFTTQSNDLSFVSKTQFNENTSANAESQELIRGHLVPEKWYSSLDPMQPDPFTTWPLDTFINKKRANYPIGEVVNPTYNSRNGSKLGLNISGQNVFEIVDAFKGDVARSLMYFVTMYYEKSIYNDPNNNSFIPEFPYYKTDFLNTYIKWNKIDPVDAFDINRNNEIYKVYKFRNPFIDYPNLVESLFGENPKPFINKGILISNGSDEIFK; from the coding sequence ATGAAATTAATAAAAAAACTAGCAATATTCGCTTCTGTTATCCCTTTTTCGATTGCTATAAGTTGCAACCAACAAACACAAAAAAATATAAAAAACAATAAACCAAAAGAACAAATCACAAACCCCACCAATAAGGACACCGAACTAAAAAAGGATAATACAAACACACAAAATCCGGTTGAATCAACAAGTTCTATGAACCTAGAAACTTCTAAAAACAATAACCGCAACTGAATTTATCAAAAATCAGATTATTATAATAATGCAGAAGGAAAGACCGGTAGAGACTTATGAAGAGCATTAGAAACACATCATCACGGAATTAGAGCAAGTATTCTACATGGTTCACAAATATACGAAAGCCTTAAAAATTTTTATAACACTTCAAAAGCTTATAAAGATTACTACTATAAAAAAGATGGTGGCATTTTAGATATTTTCACCACTCAATCAAATGATCTTAGCTTTGTTTCAAAAACACAATTTAATGAAAATACATCAGCAAATGCAGAATCTCAAGAATTAATAAGAGGTCACTTAGTGCCAGAAAAATGATATTCTAGTTTAGATCCAATGCAACCTGATCCTTTCACTACTTGACCACTTGATACATTTATAAACAAAAAGCGTGCAAACTATCCAATTGGTGAAGTAGTTAATCCAACTTATAATAGTAGAAATGGTTCAAAATTAGGGTTGAACATAAGTGGACAAAATGTCTTTGAAATAGTTGATGCTTTTAAGGGTGATGTTGCAAGAAGTTTAATGTATTTTGTTACTATGTACTATGAAAAATCAATTTATAATGACCCAAATAACAATTCATTTATTCCTGAGTTTCCCTACTATAAAACTGATTTTTTAAATACATATATAAAGTGAAACAAAATTGATCCTGTAGATGCTTTTGATATTAATAGAAATAATGAAATTTATAAAGTTTATAAATTTAGAAATCCGTTTATCGATTATCCCAATTTAGTAGAAAGTCTTTTTGGAGAAAACCCTAAACCATTTATAAACAAAGGTATCTTAATTTCTAATGGTTCTGATGAGATTTTCAAATAG